The proteins below come from a single uncultured Dethiosulfovibrio sp. genomic window:
- a CDS encoding response regulator, whose amino-acid sequence MDYLRELAFPVASGYALFLWGLSVMIYHHRGALYLLCGGWLASCVVRSMSLSPELERLGYGLSMALCSWLAFRLLGDLRTRFALLGGAALFFFSGTFYIGGAMLLLVGLFLMGVDIDDVERRRAFRLVGVLFESEGAYVLISYFSPLADVVPLVALIGSVGFLMYFLLSSDTMSPKARSVLNFGLLLFTLFTLIGAVTVKKMEDDFREGLLQESYRRLEMTKGKLVFFEMMGVSMAKTVASDPLALSALSSSGFGSDIQLRIINRRLGSSLVFITDVLGDVVATSDPSLRGHNFSFRGYFKQAMSGQNGLLYAMGAVTDKVGAYFSRPLVDRQGQILGVVVVKMDLNPVFGEVFRSESIFMRRGETVLMGPEGLKDCPLCYLSVSMPLPAVEWNLVKLVPKRLVLRYTRILVSFYLLFAAVALLALFRYVQKDQLIGELQREVADRQAAEDSERRARAEAEEANRAKSGFLANMSHEIRTPLNAVLGMAGLLLDTELDHRQGHYARIIQTSGESLLGLINDILDFSKIEADKMELESLDFDLQVLLEDVVEMLSHRAEEKGIGLSYAMDSDVPRFLRGDPVRIRQILVNLVGNGVKFTSQGEVKIKVSLYSSVGDAFNVRFSVVDTGIGIPSERVGALFDAFEQVDSTTTRRFGGTGLGLAISRRLVELMGGRIGVKSVEGSGSDFWFNLPLPVALEEVREDRISREILLGKKALLVDDTSDNLLVLSERLGGWGMISEMCSSPTDSLRIVQGNPDRFDLLILDVQMPEMDGISLARSIRDVSSVPILFLSSIGDQPSADLIDSIERCLWLIKPARTSTLSKSVVSLISGSTVKDEGSSPRDRQLDKGRLLLVEDNRINQQVAVGLLSKIGYSCDTAFDGREGVEMWSSGSYGAILMDVQMPVMDGFEATAAIREIEAKSGVDRIPIIAMTAHALSGYREKCIAAGMDDYVTKPISPVDLESILDLHVKGIAGDVAKVEEVPQDISDPPEGDLPWKELSVFDQAEGLVSVGDDLDFLMEMLALFYDIYGKKQGEIRDMADREDWAEGIAVAHMFKGAAGNLGLKRLSGCAAWVESTLKEYVSDGAPNSSSMRELLYQLADEVEETSRFASERSKGGLV is encoded by the coding sequence ATGGACTATCTCAGGGAGCTGGCTTTTCCTGTCGCATCAGGATACGCCCTGTTCCTGTGGGGCTTGTCGGTCATGATATACCATCACAGAGGGGCTCTCTATCTTCTCTGTGGCGGATGGCTGGCGTCCTGTGTCGTCCGTTCCATGAGCCTTTCACCGGAACTGGAGAGGCTGGGATATGGTCTGTCGATGGCTCTATGTTCCTGGTTGGCTTTCAGGCTTTTAGGTGATCTGAGGACCAGGTTTGCCTTGCTTGGAGGGGCGGCACTATTCTTTTTCTCAGGGACGTTTTACATAGGTGGGGCTATGCTGCTTCTCGTAGGGCTTTTCCTCATGGGGGTCGATATCGACGATGTGGAGCGCCGAAGAGCCTTCCGTCTGGTAGGGGTGCTTTTCGAATCCGAAGGGGCTTACGTCCTTATTTCCTATTTTTCACCTCTTGCGGATGTCGTTCCCCTGGTGGCCTTGATCGGCTCTGTCGGGTTTTTGATGTATTTCCTTCTCTCCAGTGACACTATGTCCCCTAAGGCCAGATCGGTCTTAAACTTTGGGCTTCTCCTTTTTACCCTCTTTACACTGATAGGTGCTGTAACGGTAAAGAAGATGGAGGACGATTTCAGGGAGGGGCTTCTCCAGGAAAGCTACAGAAGACTGGAGATGACCAAAGGCAAGCTTGTCTTTTTTGAGATGATGGGAGTTTCCATGGCAAAGACGGTGGCCTCCGATCCTCTCGCTTTATCTGCCCTGTCCTCCTCTGGCTTCGGATCGGATATACAGCTCAGAATAATCAACCGAAGGCTCGGTTCCAGTCTGGTCTTTATAACCGATGTTTTGGGCGACGTGGTCGCTACCTCCGACCCCTCTCTGAGGGGCCATAATTTTTCCTTTAGAGGTTATTTTAAACAGGCTATGTCGGGCCAAAACGGTCTGCTCTACGCTATGGGAGCGGTGACCGATAAGGTGGGGGCCTACTTCTCTCGCCCTCTGGTGGACCGTCAGGGCCAGATATTAGGGGTCGTCGTGGTGAAGATGGATCTGAATCCCGTCTTTGGCGAGGTCTTCAGGTCGGAGAGTATATTTATGCGTCGAGGAGAGACGGTGTTAATGGGACCGGAGGGCTTGAAAGACTGTCCTCTCTGTTATCTATCGGTCTCCATGCCTCTTCCTGCGGTAGAATGGAATCTGGTCAAGCTAGTGCCTAAAAGGCTGGTTCTCCGGTACACCAGAATATTGGTCTCTTTCTATCTGCTGTTCGCCGCTGTGGCTTTGCTGGCCCTTTTTAGATACGTCCAGAAGGACCAGCTCATAGGGGAGCTTCAGAGGGAGGTAGCCGATAGACAGGCGGCGGAGGATTCGGAGAGAAGGGCCAGGGCGGAGGCGGAGGAGGCTAACAGGGCTAAAAGCGGCTTTTTAGCCAACATGAGCCACGAGATAAGGACCCCTCTAAATGCCGTGTTAGGCATGGCGGGCCTCTTGCTGGATACCGAGTTGGACCATAGGCAGGGTCATTACGCCAGGATAATCCAGACCAGCGGAGAATCGTTGCTTGGTCTCATAAACGATATACTCGATTTCTCCAAGATAGAGGCGGATAAGATGGAGCTGGAGTCGCTGGACTTCGATCTACAGGTGCTCCTTGAGGACGTGGTGGAGATGCTGTCCCATCGAGCGGAGGAGAAGGGAATAGGGCTTTCATACGCTATGGATAGCGATGTCCCCCGTTTTTTGAGAGGAGATCCGGTCAGGATTCGCCAGATCCTGGTCAACTTGGTGGGCAACGGCGTTAAGTTCACCTCTCAGGGAGAGGTGAAGATTAAAGTGTCTCTTTACAGCTCCGTAGGAGATGCCTTTAACGTCCGGTTTTCCGTCGTCGATACGGGGATAGGTATACCCTCCGAGAGGGTCGGGGCTTTATTCGATGCCTTTGAACAGGTGGATTCGACCACTACGAGGCGTTTTGGAGGTACCGGGTTGGGACTGGCCATCTCTCGGAGGCTCGTTGAGCTTATGGGAGGTAGAATAGGGGTCAAAAGCGTAGAGGGCTCTGGGTCGGATTTCTGGTTTAACCTGCCTCTGCCTGTGGCTTTGGAAGAGGTGAGGGAGGACAGGATTTCCAGGGAGATTCTGCTTGGCAAAAAGGCCCTGCTGGTGGACGACACGTCCGATAACCTTCTCGTTCTGTCCGAGAGGTTGGGAGGATGGGGAATGATCTCCGAGATGTGTTCCTCCCCTACCGATAGTCTGAGAATAGTTCAGGGAAATCCCGATAGGTTCGATCTGTTGATTCTGGACGTCCAGATGCCCGAGATGGACGGCATATCGCTGGCGAGATCCATAAGGGATGTCTCGTCGGTTCCGATTCTCTTTCTGTCCTCCATAGGGGACCAGCCCTCTGCTGATCTGATAGACTCTATTGAACGCTGTCTGTGGCTTATAAAGCCCGCTAGAACCTCCACCCTCTCTAAATCTGTTGTTTCTTTGATCTCAGGATCTACCGTCAAAGACGAAGGCTCCTCTCCGAGAGATCGCCAGCTGGACAAAGGCAGGCTGCTTTTGGTGGAGGATAATCGGATAAATCAGCAGGTGGCGGTGGGGTTGTTGTCCAAGATTGGGTACTCCTGCGATACTGCGTTCGACGGCAGGGAAGGTGTCGAGATGTGGTCCTCCGGGAGCTATGGTGCCATACTAATGGACGTCCAGATGCCTGTGATGGACGGTTTCGAGGCTACCGCAGCGATTCGGGAGATAGAGGCCAAGTCGGGAGTCGACAGGATTCCTATTATAGCCATGACTGCTCACGCTCTTTCAGGTTATAGGGAAAAGTGTATCGCCGCAGGCATGGACGATTACGTGACCAAACCTATATCCCCTGTTGACCTGGAGTCGATTTTGGATCTCCATGTAAAAGGAATCGCCGGTGATGTGGCCAAGGTCGAAGAGGTTCCACAGGATATTTCCGATCCCCCTGAGGGAGATTTACCTTGGAAGGAGCTTTCGGTTTTCGATCAGGCCGAAGGTCTAGTGAGTGTCGGGGATGACCTGGATTTTCTTATGGAGATGCTCGCCCTGTTCTACGATATTTACGGCAAAAAACAGGGTGAGATCAGGGATATGGCGGACAGGGAGGATTGGGCGGAAGGCATCGCCGTGGCCCATATGTTCAAAGGGGCCGCGGGAAACCTGGGGCTTAAAAGGCTGAGTGGCTGTGCTGCGTGGGTGGAGTCGACTTTGAAGGAGTATGTCTCCGATGGAGCTCCCAATTCCTCTTCTATGAGAGAGCTGCTGTACCAATTGGCGGATGAAGTGGAGGAAACGTCCCGTTTTGCCTCCGAAAGATCAAAAGGAGGCTTGGTGTAA
- a CDS encoding tripartite tricarboxylate transporter substrate binding protein, whose product MKRLTTILAVFALIVCAVAANAADFPAKNVKLIVPFSAGGGTDAVARSLASVAEKYLGQPVIIINKAGGSGAVGMTEGAMSKKDGYTVTMVTREIAWLYQMGLAQVKPSDFAPVALVNEDPAIVLVRPDSKYTSVDKLIEAAKAGSANVKFGSTAKPNFYLLALELNQDVTFNQIPYNGAAEAIPAVMGGHVDFTMVNPGEAISQIQAGQLKALGVCSDARLEGLPEVPTMTEQGYPIVTGTWRGLAVPKGTPENVRATLEEAFTKAVKDPEFQDFMNKRKLGIRLMDSTQFGQFMESDSSGLTAIVEAIKAQQGK is encoded by the coding sequence ATGAAGAGACTTACAACCATCTTAGCGGTATTTGCCCTTATCGTATGCGCCGTAGCGGCTAACGCAGCGGACTTTCCGGCCAAAAACGTCAAGCTGATAGTCCCATTCTCTGCCGGAGGAGGGACCGACGCAGTAGCCAGGAGCCTGGCCTCGGTAGCGGAGAAATATCTCGGCCAGCCGGTGATCATAATCAACAAAGCTGGCGGAAGCGGAGCGGTTGGGATGACCGAGGGAGCCATGTCCAAAAAAGACGGCTACACCGTAACAATGGTCACCAGAGAGATAGCCTGGCTCTACCAGATGGGCCTCGCCCAGGTAAAACCGAGCGACTTCGCCCCTGTCGCCCTGGTAAACGAGGACCCTGCGATAGTGCTGGTCCGTCCCGACTCTAAGTACACCTCGGTGGACAAACTGATAGAGGCAGCCAAGGCAGGATCCGCCAACGTCAAATTCGGCAGCACAGCCAAACCCAACTTCTACCTCCTGGCTCTGGAGCTGAACCAGGACGTGACCTTCAACCAGATCCCCTACAACGGTGCCGCCGAGGCAATTCCGGCTGTAATGGGAGGCCACGTCGACTTCACCATGGTCAACCCCGGAGAGGCCATATCCCAGATCCAGGCCGGTCAGCTAAAGGCCCTTGGAGTATGCTCCGACGCCAGGCTTGAGGGACTTCCAGAGGTTCCCACCATGACCGAGCAGGGCTACCCGATAGTCACCGGAACCTGGAGAGGTCTGGCTGTACCTAAAGGCACTCCCGAAAATGTCAGAGCAACCCTGGAGGAAGCCTTCACCAAGGCGGTTAAAGACCCTGAGTTCCAGGACTTTATGAACAAGAGAAAACTCGGCATCAGGCTCATGGACTCGACCCAGTTCGGCCAGTTCATGGAAAGCGACTCATCGGGCCTCACCGCCATAGTGGAAGCCATCAAAGCCCAGCAGGGCAAGTAG
- a CDS encoding sugar kinase, with translation MSSIVTFGEIMLRLSPPDREKFFQSDRLVATFGGAESNVAVSLANYGEEVSFVTALPSNPIGDSCIAELRRHNVDTSLIKRAGDRVGIYYAETGSCCRPSKVVYDRAGSSIASARPGDFDWDSILKGTQWFHTTGITPAISEGTANLTVEALKACKERSITVSCDLNYRKKLWKWGKSAEEVMTEIVRYVDVAIANEEDCQKSLGVKADWDVSHGKLDREGYAALAAKVLDAYPSLKALAITLRESHSADHNGWSAMLAQRDKAPIFSKRYDITPIVDRIGGGDSFGAGLIHGLRSLQDPQKALEFAVAASALKHTVYGDFNLVSKEDVMTLAGGDASGRVQR, from the coding sequence ATGTCCTCCATAGTAACCTTCGGCGAGATAATGCTTCGCCTCTCCCCACCGGACAGGGAGAAATTTTTTCAGTCCGATAGATTGGTAGCCACCTTTGGTGGGGCCGAGAGCAACGTAGCTGTGTCTCTGGCCAACTACGGAGAGGAAGTCTCATTCGTGACCGCCCTTCCCTCCAACCCCATAGGGGACAGCTGTATCGCCGAGCTCCGTCGCCACAACGTGGACACATCCCTCATAAAGAGGGCCGGAGACAGGGTGGGAATATACTACGCCGAGACGGGGTCCTGTTGCAGACCTTCCAAGGTGGTCTACGACAGGGCGGGATCGTCTATAGCTTCCGCTCGCCCCGGTGATTTCGACTGGGACTCAATTCTGAAGGGAACCCAGTGGTTTCACACCACCGGCATAACGCCAGCCATATCGGAGGGAACGGCTAACCTCACCGTCGAGGCCCTCAAGGCCTGTAAGGAGCGGAGCATCACCGTATCCTGCGACCTTAACTACCGTAAAAAGCTCTGGAAGTGGGGCAAATCGGCGGAGGAGGTCATGACCGAGATAGTTCGCTACGTGGACGTCGCCATAGCCAACGAGGAGGACTGCCAAAAGAGCCTGGGGGTCAAAGCGGATTGGGACGTATCCCATGGCAAGCTAGACCGAGAGGGCTACGCCGCCTTAGCGGCCAAGGTACTCGATGCCTATCCCTCCCTGAAGGCCCTCGCAATAACCCTCAGGGAGAGCCACAGCGCCGACCACAACGGCTGGTCCGCCATGCTGGCCCAGAGGGATAAGGCCCCTATCTTCAGCAAAAGATACGACATAACCCCTATAGTGGACCGCATAGGGGGAGGGGACTCCTTCGGCGCCGGGCTTATCCACGGCCTACGGTCGCTCCAGGATCCTCAGAAGGCACTGGAGTTTGCAGTGGCGGCCTCGGCGCTGAAGCACACCGTCTACGGCGACTTTAACCTGGTGTCCAAAGAGGATGTAATGACCCTTGCAGGGGGAGACGCCTCCGGGCGAGTCCAGAGATAA
- a CDS encoding VOC family protein, giving the protein MNSAHVGIRVSNLDRSLDFYLSGLGCNLSHRLDLGELKIAFVTAGSTTFELIQKDETFCHNGSIHLAFSVSNLEQAMKDLSSRGIDLSEASPRSFQEGKIVFFKGPDGETLELCQGVGTAK; this is encoded by the coding sequence GTGAACTCCGCCCACGTAGGTATCAGAGTATCAAACCTGGACAGGTCGCTGGACTTCTACCTATCCGGGCTGGGGTGCAACCTGAGCCACAGACTGGACCTTGGGGAACTAAAGATAGCCTTCGTAACCGCAGGCTCCACTACTTTTGAGCTTATCCAGAAAGACGAGACCTTCTGTCACAACGGATCTATCCACCTAGCCTTCTCGGTGAGCAACCTGGAACAGGCCATGAAGGACCTTTCGTCCAGGGGAATCGACCTTTCCGAAGCGTCACCGAGGTCCTTCCAAGAAGGGAAGATAGTGTTTTTTAAGGGCCCTGACGGAGAGACCCTGGAGCTCTGTCAGGGAGTGGGAACGGCAAAATAG
- a CDS encoding flavin reductase family protein produces MKIDIGKTTPLYPAPDLIVATYDGEGKPNAMAAAWGGVCASTPPSIAVSVRRERHTFLAIEERKAFTVNIPSERFAAEADLFGMISGSEFDKFAITGLTATKGTSVDAPSIEEFPISIECKLVQTVEIGSHVQFIGEVLACFVDESCLDQQNRPDPKIVKPIIFMPGYGRYYGLGEEIGRAYSVGKTLIKGNRQ; encoded by the coding sequence ATGAAAATAGACATAGGAAAAACCACCCCTCTTTACCCCGCACCGGACCTGATAGTAGCGACCTACGACGGGGAAGGAAAACCTAACGCTATGGCCGCCGCCTGGGGTGGAGTATGCGCCTCAACTCCGCCCTCCATTGCGGTATCCGTAAGGCGGGAGAGACACACCTTTCTCGCCATAGAGGAGCGAAAGGCCTTCACGGTAAACATCCCCTCCGAGAGGTTCGCGGCGGAGGCGGACCTTTTCGGCATGATATCGGGCTCGGAGTTCGACAAGTTCGCAATAACCGGATTGACAGCCACGAAAGGGACCTCAGTGGACGCTCCAAGCATCGAGGAATTTCCCATCTCCATCGAATGCAAACTGGTCCAGACCGTGGAGATAGGCTCTCACGTCCAGTTCATAGGTGAGGTCCTGGCCTGTTTTGTGGACGAAAGCTGCCTGGACCAGCAGAACCGCCCGGACCCTAAAATCGTAAAGCCGATTATATTCATGCCGGGATACGGCAGGTACTACGGACTTGGAGAGGAGATAGGCAGGGCCTACTCCGTAGGCAAGACCCTCATAAAGGGGAACAGGCAGTGA
- a CDS encoding IclR family transcriptional regulator, producing the protein MSENGGIRVLERALGVLDHMARTPGRTGITDIAEGTGLPKATVHRILQTLGSKKVVVQGDDGGYSIGPAVLYWSDSFRARAVLPHLAHPVIKKLWEATRETVHLTAYDGETAYYVDKLESPHPVGMRSRIGAELCLHTTAAGRSIMAAMEEEDLENYLDKATFEKKTTSTIATREELEALLDDIRLRGYGWENQENEEGIRCIGSAILRGKHRPIGAISVSIPAYRLDEGDVPSLGEAVKKAAESISKLINGTDQVEGGR; encoded by the coding sequence ATGTCCGAAAACGGAGGAATCCGTGTTTTAGAGAGGGCCCTTGGGGTGCTGGACCATATGGCCAGAACTCCCGGCAGGACCGGAATAACCGATATAGCCGAGGGGACAGGTCTGCCTAAAGCCACGGTACACCGGATACTCCAGACTCTTGGGAGCAAAAAGGTCGTGGTCCAGGGGGACGACGGAGGATACTCTATCGGCCCGGCGGTGCTCTACTGGTCCGACTCTTTTAGGGCCAGAGCGGTGCTGCCCCATCTCGCCCATCCGGTGATAAAAAAGCTGTGGGAAGCCACCAGGGAGACGGTTCACCTGACAGCCTACGACGGAGAGACCGCCTACTACGTCGACAAACTGGAGAGTCCTCACCCTGTGGGCATGAGATCCCGAATAGGGGCGGAGCTCTGCCTCCACACCACCGCCGCTGGTCGGTCCATAATGGCGGCCATGGAAGAAGAGGACCTTGAGAACTACCTGGATAAAGCGACTTTCGAGAAAAAGACGACCTCCACCATAGCCACAAGGGAGGAACTGGAGGCCCTTTTGGACGATATACGGCTCAGAGGCTACGGCTGGGAAAACCAGGAAAACGAGGAAGGCATAAGGTGTATCGGCTCCGCCATCCTCAGGGGAAAACATCGCCCCATAGGGGCCATAAGCGTCTCTATCCCAGCCTACAGACTGGACGAAGGGGACGTACCATCCCTGGGAGAAGCGGTCAAGAAAGCGGCGGAGAGTATCTCCAAGCTTATAAACGGAACAGACCAAGTAGAAGGAGGAAGATGA
- a CDS encoding ABC transporter substrate binding protein, whose amino-acid sequence MFKRSVLLGISLAMLSVMPRGAFAMEIFMVGSYHQGDMCGQPQYDAVVEALKQSGIPDLSFRGYYLDSRRRSPQEIDDDIKAIIGDIRELKPAMLVTVDDLAFARLYGEVLKHPSMYLVFTGLNRSVEEYNKLEPFLDRSGRPDKNVTGVFEYLFMIEQMEMLEVLLERPLDKVAVLYSRDPVGLIVKQQIEDELSSTPYGEKLLFFGADSYDEVMEAARAVGADETVDGWVPVTMSVRDRSGGFMTMADLVEPMTSVISKPDLALNSSFTELGFYGGVSVDFYQMGFQTGLMAARLLKGHPIVDLPVEDARASIIAINRGRLSELGIGLSQEFAGLVDQFLD is encoded by the coding sequence ATGTTTAAAAGGAGTGTCCTGTTAGGAATTTCCCTGGCGATGTTGTCGGTCATGCCCCGAGGGGCCTTCGCTATGGAGATCTTCATGGTAGGTAGCTACCACCAGGGGGATATGTGTGGACAGCCTCAGTACGATGCGGTAGTAGAGGCGCTCAAACAGAGCGGGATTCCCGACCTGTCTTTCCGGGGGTATTATCTCGATTCTCGCCGTAGGTCTCCTCAGGAGATAGACGATGATATCAAGGCCATAATAGGGGATATCAGGGAATTAAAGCCCGCTATGTTGGTTACCGTAGACGATTTGGCCTTTGCCAGACTGTACGGAGAGGTTCTTAAGCACCCCTCTATGTACTTGGTCTTCACCGGTCTTAACCGGTCGGTGGAGGAGTATAACAAGCTCGAACCTTTTCTCGATCGGTCAGGAAGGCCGGATAAAAACGTCACCGGGGTTTTCGAGTATCTGTTCATGATAGAGCAGATGGAGATGTTGGAGGTACTGCTGGAGAGGCCGTTGGATAAGGTGGCGGTCCTCTACTCAAGGGACCCTGTGGGGCTGATCGTCAAGCAGCAGATAGAGGACGAGCTGAGCTCGACCCCCTACGGCGAGAAACTGCTGTTCTTCGGTGCCGATAGCTACGACGAGGTGATGGAGGCCGCTAGGGCCGTAGGAGCCGACGAGACGGTGGATGGCTGGGTTCCTGTGACTATGTCCGTTCGAGATCGTTCCGGTGGTTTTATGACCATGGCGGACCTGGTGGAGCCTATGACCTCCGTCATATCCAAGCCCGATCTGGCCTTGAACTCCTCCTTTACTGAGCTGGGCTTCTACGGCGGAGTTAGCGTGGATTTTTACCAGATGGGTTTTCAGACTGGTCTGATGGCCGCTAGGTTGCTTAAAGGCCATCCGATCGTAGATCTTCCCGTAGAGGACGCCAGAGCCTCTATTATAGCGATAAATAGAGGTCGTCTTTCGGAGCTGGGTATAGGCCTTTCCCAGGAGTTTGCGGGCCTGGTAGACCAGTTTCTGGACTGA
- a CDS encoding tripartite tricarboxylate transporter TctB family protein, which translates to MKKNDAIGALAFLALGATALIQTTRFDQTLITDNYLGATFFPRMVSLGMIAIALVVLVGAIKGKDEVKAGSPKGAYRTTAGAIAIALYAWGLEPLGFIISTAALNLVILVLFGVKKPSLLLVLPISVTFTIYWVFYKLLMVPLPEGIFFL; encoded by the coding sequence ATGAAGAAAAACGATGCCATAGGGGCTTTGGCCTTTTTAGCTCTCGGAGCCACCGCCCTAATCCAGACCACCAGGTTCGACCAAACCCTAATAACCGACAACTATCTAGGAGCCACCTTCTTTCCCAGAATGGTCTCCCTGGGGATGATTGCCATAGCCCTCGTCGTCTTGGTCGGAGCGATTAAGGGAAAAGACGAGGTCAAAGCAGGTTCGCCTAAGGGAGCTTATAGAACCACAGCGGGAGCGATAGCCATAGCCCTCTACGCCTGGGGACTGGAACCACTGGGTTTCATCATATCCACCGCAGCCCTTAACCTGGTAATACTGGTACTGTTTGGGGTCAAAAAGCCATCCTTGCTCCTCGTCCTGCCTATATCGGTGACCTTCACTATCTACTGGGTTTTTTACAAGCTCCTCATGGTTCCCCTGCCTGAGGGTATTTTCTTTCTCTAG
- the eda gene encoding bifunctional 4-hydroxy-2-oxoglutarate aldolase/2-dehydro-3-deoxy-phosphogluconate aldolase: MPDGKGDILRAIGESGIVAVIRAKDEKQGMALSNAVYKGGIRAIEVTMTVPGAVGILEKLSSMEGPILGAGTVLDGETARTCILAGARFIVSPALSESVISTCNRYGVPCMPGIGTVTELLRAMELGAEVVKAFPGEVLGPSFIKAVRGPVPHARIMPTGGVSEDNLDKWFAAGAFAVGMGGALTSPGGVSGNMDLVESTARRIVEQISAIRGNR, encoded by the coding sequence ATGCCGGATGGCAAAGGCGATATCCTGAGGGCCATAGGTGAATCGGGAATCGTAGCGGTTATCAGGGCAAAGGACGAAAAACAGGGAATGGCCCTATCGAACGCTGTGTATAAGGGGGGCATCAGAGCCATCGAGGTAACCATGACGGTCCCTGGTGCGGTAGGGATACTAGAGAAACTTTCATCTATGGAGGGACCTATCCTAGGGGCTGGGACGGTCCTGGACGGTGAAACCGCCCGAACCTGTATTCTGGCGGGGGCAAGGTTCATCGTATCACCGGCACTGTCCGAATCGGTCATATCCACCTGCAACCGCTACGGCGTACCCTGCATGCCCGGTATAGGGACGGTGACAGAGCTGCTGAGGGCCATGGAGTTAGGGGCAGAAGTGGTCAAGGCCTTCCCTGGAGAGGTCCTTGGGCCCTCCTTTATAAAGGCGGTCAGAGGCCCTGTGCCACACGCGAGGATAATGCCCACAGGAGGAGTCTCGGAGGACAACCTGGACAAATGGTTCGCCGCCGGAGCCTTCGCCGTAGGGATGGGAGGAGCCCTTACCAGCCCTGGAGGGGTCTCTGGAAATATGGATCTGGTGGAGTCCACCGCCAGGCGTATAGTCGAACAAATCTCGGCCATAAGGGGGAACCGATAA